Part of the Helicobacter sp. MIT 21-1697 genome is shown below.
GGCGATTGCAAAAAGCAGGATATGTTTGAAATATTTTTCTCTCCAGTATGCGTAAATCTTCGTAGAGATTTGTTTGTCAGCACCGCCTCTTCTTGTAATGAAAATATACGCACAATATGTGCCGATTGCGATCAAGATTATCGGTGGAAAGCAGCGTTTTTGTCCTCTCTGCAATAATTGTTACACTTTCAAAATCATTTAATTTCTAGCACACATACTAATGTTTAAGTGCAAGGATATAAAGAGGTTCATAAGTGAGTGTATTATTAAATTTTTGAGTGTAATTTTTGAGCATAGTCTTTGTGAGGACAAAAGGCTTGTTGATACCAAAGGCATTTACGCCGCTAAGTTTGAGATGCCTAAAGACCTCAAGGGCGCTATCAAAATGCAAGTGATGATATGTGGATTCTAAAGCAAGGATTTCAAAGTCTTTTTCTAGTAATGCGCGTATTGTCTCTAGGCTTTCATATTGCAATCCTACACCTGTAATTTCGCGTATTTCGTGCATATTATTTTGCCCAAAGCTACTTAATGCCAATATCCCGCCGTAAGCAATCATAGATTTTAAAGCAGTGAGTATAGAGGCGCAATCAAGCCATTGTAAGCAGGCATTAGAAATGATAAGTTCAAATTGGTTTTTTGAAAGAGGGTGTGCAGGAAGCTGTGCCATATTAAAAGCAAGGTGTGAGATTCTCTCATTGTGCAATGCTGCACTTATATCATAAGGATACAAGTCATTTGTTATATAGTGTTGAAAATCAAATGATTTGCTTACAAGTGCTGTAAGTTCTCCCATTCCTGCACCAAATTCAAAGATAGAATCAAAACTTTTACGATTCGTGTGCTTTTTGAGTAAGTCTAAAAGATGAAGTCTCATAGTGTGTTGTATAGGACTATTTTGATTATAGGTGTATCGGGCTTTGTGAAAAGAAATAAGATTAAAATCAAGAGAGGTATCTTCTAGCTTCTTCATAGGCAACACAATTCTTCCCACGAGCTAAAGCCAAAGAAAACAAAATGTGGCTCATCACTCCATAGAATCCGCGTATTTTGTGGAGTTAGAGAAAGCCAATAGTGTTTATTTGCCTCTGGTGGGAAAATTTTATCATTATGTGATATAAGTGCGCATTCCCACCTTTGAGATTGATATGAGTGCGTAGATTGAGAAAACTCATAAAGCGCCTCAAGTTCATTGCGTAAGGTTTGATTATCACGCAAAGCAAAATGAGTATCTAGTCTATGTCCCAATAATCCTATACGAAATTGTTGCACATCAAGATGTTTGATAGTGTGTCTAAAAAGTGCAGGGGGAATGCCATAGATTCTATCAATCCCTAGAGGCGTGCCATTAATGGCAAGTGTGCGTGTAAATTGCCCCCATATCGGTGCAAAAATAGCATTTGCCACACATACACCAAGTGAAAAAGCGATAAGATAAATATGTCTAAAATGATTGTGTGTGAGCTGTAAAATATCGTGTATATCATAGGATTTTAACGCGTTTATATCTCTATAATCATAAAACATAATGACATCACATTCATAAGAGCAAAGATGTTGAAAATGGCTAGGCTCACTTCCAAAACCACCCATACATATCACTAAATCTTTCGCTAAAGAATCTTGTCTGATTCTATGAAGCCATTGATATTTCATAGTGCTTCTGCAAGTTGAGATATATGCTCTAACTCTAAAGCAGCATTGAGAGAGAATCGGATTCTTGCTGTTCCTTTAGGAATAGTGGGTTCTTTGATGGCAGGAGCAAAAAATCCGCACTCACGCAGTCGATGAGAGAGCGTAATTGCAGAGTGATTATCTCCACACATAAGCGAGATAATATGTGCTTCGCCTCTTGCTGCATAGCCTTTTTCTTTTAAAAGTGAGCGGAGATGCTGACTTAAAAGATGTAATTTTTCGCGCTTATGGTTTAAAGTAGGTATCTTACTCCAGATAAAATTACTCCACGCAACATTAATTGGTGGTAGCGCAGTAGAATATATGAGTCCTCGCGCAGTATTGATAAAAAAGTCTCTTTGGGTTGCATTACACAGCATACAAGCCCCCATAGAAGCCAAAGCTTTGCCAAAAGTCAGCACAAGAAAATCAATTTCCTTAATGTATTCATAGGCTATTCCAAGTCCATTATTTCCACATACACCAACACTATGGGCTTCATCAACATATAAAAATACATTGGGGTAAGCTTTTTTAAGTTGTATTATGTCATTGATTTTGCCGAAATCTCCCTCCATACTAAAAAGTCCTTCGGTTACAACGATAACGCGCTCATAATGAGAATGATGAAACTCAATAAGCGCTTCAAGTGCAGTCATATCATTATGTCTAAATCGCTTAAAATGGGTGTTTCGCGCTCCATCAAATACGCTCGCGTGAGAGAATCTATCAAGCAAAAAAAGTGTGTGTGTAAGAGTGCCTAATCCCTGAATGCAGGAGAGATTGCAGTGATAACCGCTGTTAAAAAGTAAGGCTTTTTTAGGTGCGTAGAGTTGGCTAAGATGAGATTCTAAAGTGTCATAAATAGGGAATCCTCCACTTAAAGAACGCGAAGATGCACTAGAAAAAACCATATCTTGCGCACAGAGTGTGCTAAGAAATTCTTGGGTAAGCGCAGTATCTAGTGAAAGAGCGAGATAGTCATTGCTTGCAAAATTAATGAGGGGTTTATGCGATGAATGATGAGTGTGTGAGGCATAAGGAGTAATAGAAATGCCATTATGTTGATAATCTGTAATTGTGCGGAAATTATGTGCATTTTTAAGTGTTTTTAATCGCGCATTTAAGCCTACATCAGATGATGAAGTGTAATCAAACGAGGCTTTGTTGCGCATATCATTCCTTGTTGGAGAGAATTAGATGTTTTGGAGTAAAATTATATCTTAAATTCTTATATAAAGGTTGAGTTATGCTAGATTTAAAAGCTTTAGATTTGGCGCATATTTGGCATCCTTGCACACAAATGAAAGACCACGAAACATTACCACTTATCCCTATTCAATCAGCAAAGGGCGTGTATTTATATGATTTTGAGGGAAAGTCGTTTATTGATGGTATCAGTAGTTGGTGGGTGAATCTTTTTGGGCATTGCAATCCTTTTATTAATGCAGCCATTATGCAGCAATTAGAACAACTAGAGCATATCATCTTAGCTGGATTCTCACACAAAGGCATCATTACTTATTCGCAGAGATTGTGTGCCTTGCTCCCGCAGAGTTTGCAAAAATGTTTTTATGCTGATAATGGCTCAAGCGCAGTTGAAGTAGCGTTAAAAATGAGCTTCCATAGTCATTATAATGTAGGCAATAAAGAAAAAAATGCATTTTTATCCCTTAACAATGCTTATCACGGCGAAACTTTAGGGGCTTTAAGTGTGGGTGATGTAGGGCTTTATAAAAGCACTTATGAACCTCTTTTGCTTGAAACTTTAAATACGCCTGTGCCATCGGGTATATGGAATCCTAATGATGGTGCAATAAATGGAGATTATCACAAAGAGATTGAAGCCTTGGAGCAGATTCTAAAAAAGCACGCTCATCGCATTTGTGCGTTTATCCTTGAGCCTTTATTGCAGTGTGCGGGAGGTATGAATATGTATCCTGCTGCTTATGTGAAAGAGGCGTGTGCATTGGCACGAAAGCATAATATTCATATTATTTTTGATGAAATTGCTGTGGGATTTGGGCGCACAGGCAGTATGTTTGCCCTAGAGCAATGCGATGTAGTGCCTGATTTTCTCTGCCTCTCTAAAGGCATTACAGGTGGGTATCTCCCCTTGTCTGTTGTGGTTACGAACGATAGTATTTATCAAGGATTCTATGCGCGTTATGAGGAGCAAAAAGCCTTTTTGCATTCCCATAGTTATACAGGCAATGCCCTAGCCATAGCTGCTGCAAATGCTGTATTGGATATTTTTGAGCGAGATGATGTTATACTTGCTAATCATTCTTTAAGTGCCGCCATAGCTAAGCAATGGTCTATGCTCTCAAAGCATAAAAAAGTAGCTAGTGTGCGTGTGTGCGGAATGGTGTTTGCATTTGATTTGATTGGGTGTAAGCTTACAAGAGCGGGATTATATGTGTATGAGCAAGCACTTGCAAAAGGTGTGTTGTTGCGCCCTTTGGGGAACACGATTTATTTTATGCCACCTTATGTGATAAGCCTTGAAATCGCTGAATATGTATGCAATGTGCTTGATAGCATTTTAGAAAATGAATTTTGATAGAGAATTTATAATAACTCTTGGATATAAGGCGTGAGCTCACAAGAGAGCTTGTTTGCAGCAGAATCTAAACTCTGTGTTGTATAAGATTGTATATGCACAAGCGGGATTTTTGTATAAGAGCGCACAAATTCATCAATCTCATCGCGATGTGTATCTTTGGTATCTTTAAGCATAACAAGTGCAAGAATAGGCATATTCTGCATAGCGTGTAATGTGAGCAAGATATGATTAATACAGCCCAAATAGTATCTCCCCACAACAATAGCAGGGCGAGGATGAGCAAGGATATAATCAAAGAAAGTATGCTTATCATCAAGTGGTGTGAAAATCCCTCCTGCAAGTTCAATAAGGAGCTTATCAGATTGTGGAATCTTCAAATGCAGCCCATTATATGTTAGATTTTCATATTTACGCCCGATATGAGGAGAAGCAGCAGTGCGAAGAGTGAGTGCAGAGGGTAAAATCTCTGTGTTTGGGGAAAGTTCTTTCACACGCTGCTCATCTGTCGGACTTCCTGCTTGAAGGAGTTTAAAATAAGTATATGAAAATGCCTTGCAAAAAGCTGCACTGAAGTGCGTTTTGCCTACATCTGTATGGATTCCCGCGATATAAAGCTGACGCAACATCGTATTCATTAGTCTAAGCCTTATGCAAGTGCATAAATACAGAATCTATTTTACAAGTGGCATAAGCTCTTTAGCAATGCGCTCAAGTTCCTCTTTCATCGGGGCACATTGCACGATAAGGAGATTAAGTCCCGCTTCCTCGTAGGCTTTGATTCTTTGTGCGACTTGCTCGGCTGTGCCGACAAGATTAGAGCGCAAACCACGATTAGAAACGCTATAATCATACTTAGAAACTTCCACATCAAGTTGAGAATTGCCTGTGAAATTTTGATAGGAATTTTCATAATCTGCATAATTTTTAATTGTTGTGATTCGCTCTAGCTCTTTTAACGCTTCTTCCTCTGTATCTCTAATGATGATATAAGTAGCCATTCCAAAGCCTTTAAAGGGGGCTAAACCAGCCTTTTGTTTTCTTGCTTTCATATCAGCGATTTTTTCTCTTACTTCCTCTATTGTGCCTCCGTGCATTAAATATTTATCTGCAAAGCGCGTAATGGCTTCTCTTCCCCTTTCACTTTCTCCTCCTGCATATACAAGTGGCATTTTAGGAGGTTTGGGTTCATTAAATGAATTTTCAAAATGAAAATATTTGCCTTGATGACTAAAGGGACTCTTGCTCCAAAATCCCCTTAAAACATCGGTATATTCGTGTGTAAGTGCATATCTATCATCGTGCCCATCAAAACTTATGCCATATTGCCTCGCTTCCTCTGCCCACCACGCTGAAACCATATTAATGCTAAATCGTCCTCCGCAAATTTGCGAAATCGTAGCAATTTGCTTTGCTGTGATTGCAACTTGATGATATTGCGGACGCAAGGCTGCGAGAATCTCAATTTTTTTCGTAACTGCGGCTAAGCCATTTGCAATAGCCCACGCATCAAGCGCAGGAGCTTTTTCGCCTTTAATATCGTTTAAATAAAGTTCAGGCACGAGCGTAAGCACATAGCCAAGATCTTCGGCGCGCAGTGTCAAGTCTTTGATATACTCCCAAGTGCCTTGTGTGCTATCATTATCAACATTTCTAAGCCAACTTCCCCAAACAGGTGTCCAATATCCAAATTCCATAAATGCCTCCTTGAAATTTAATTAACGATTTTTTGCCATTCTGTGTTAAGAAAGGCTACGATTCTATCTGCTGCTCTGTGAGGAACTTTAGATTCCACAGATTTGTTGTAGTTCGTATTTGTATTAATATCATACACGACTAATTCACCTTGCGTATTTTCCATAAATTCTACGCCCGCAACCTCAATTTTGTGTGTTTGCAAAAATGTTTCAAGCTTTGCAATAAGCGGTGTTTGTGCATTAATGTCCTCTCTGATACTAAATTTATCACCACTTACTTCACACATTGCTCCTGCAAGAGCAGGGGTAGAATCTTGTATTTCGCACATTCCACCTGCAAGTTTTGGCAAAGATTCAATATTGCACGCATCTGCTGGGCAAAGCTCAAATGAACCTGCACTCGTATCAACGCGCACAGCATAATGAAATTTACCACCAATAAATTCTGCGCGTGTGATAAAAAACTCTTTACTTTTAATGTATTCTTGCAAAAGTGTAATGCCATCAATGGCTTCCTCAAATGCACTTGAATGCACATATTCCCTAAAAGATTCAAAACTTTCAAAGAGTTGCACACCAAGCCCCTTGCCTCCTTGATTATGTTTGGAGATAAAGGGAGTTTGCAGTGTTTGTGCTACCTCAAGCAAATTCGTTTTGCCAAAACACGCATAGGTTTTTGGCGTTAAGAATCCCGCAGTATTGAGCGCAAGGTATTGTTTGATTTTACTTACTTCAAATTCAAGCACCGATGAGCCATTAATGACACGCCTATTATAGGAATGTAGCCATTGCAAAATGGCGCGTCCATATTCTTTGGCGTATTTGTGTTCTCGTGTGTGGCAAGATGCACTAAGTCGCGACCAAAACACGCCTTGAGGAGGCTCTTTGTCAAGGGAAATAGCAC
Proteins encoded:
- a CDS encoding LLM class flavin-dependent oxidoreductase, translated to MEFGYWTPVWGSWLRNVDNDSTQGTWEYIKDLTLRAEDLGYVLTLVPELYLNDIKGEKAPALDAWAIANGLAAVTKKIEILAALRPQYHQVAITAKQIATISQICGGRFSINMVSAWWAEEARQYGISFDGHDDRYALTHEYTDVLRGFWSKSPFSHQGKYFHFENSFNEPKPPKMPLVYAGGESERGREAITRFADKYLMHGGTIEEVREKIADMKARKQKAGLAPFKGFGMATYIIIRDTEEEALKELERITTIKNYADYENSYQNFTGNSQLDVEVSKYDYSVSNRGLRSNLVGTAEQVAQRIKAYEEAGLNLLIVQCAPMKEELERIAKELMPLVK
- the bioC gene encoding malonyl-ACP O-methyltransferase BioC — encoded protein: MKKLEDTSLDFNLISFHKARYTYNQNSPIQHTMRLHLLDLLKKHTNRKSFDSIFEFGAGMGELTALVSKSFDFQHYITNDLYPYDISAALHNERISHLAFNMAQLPAHPLSKNQFELIISNACLQWLDCASILTALKSMIAYGGILALSSFGQNNMHEIREITGVGLQYESLETIRALLEKDFEILALESTYHHLHFDSALEVFRHLKLSGVNAFGINKPFVLTKTMLKNYTQKFNNTLTYEPLYILALKH
- a CDS encoding aminotransferase class I/II-fold pyridoxal phosphate-dependent enzyme, translated to MRNKASFDYTSSSDVGLNARLKTLKNAHNFRTITDYQHNGISITPYASHTHHSSHKPLINFASNDYLALSLDTALTQEFLSTLCAQDMVFSSASSRSLSGGFPIYDTLESHLSQLYAPKKALLFNSGYHCNLSCIQGLGTLTHTLFLLDRFSHASVFDGARNTHFKRFRHNDMTALEALIEFHHSHYERVIVVTEGLFSMEGDFGKINDIIQLKKAYPNVFLYVDEAHSVGVCGNNGLGIAYEYIKEIDFLVLTFGKALASMGACMLCNATQRDFFINTARGLIYSTALPPINVAWSNFIWSKIPTLNHKREKLHLLSQHLRSLLKEKGYAARGEAHIISLMCGDNHSAITLSHRLRECGFFAPAIKEPTIPKGTARIRFSLNAALELEHISQLAEAL
- a CDS encoding pimeloyl-ACP methyl esterase BioG family protein, coding for MKYQWLHRIRQDSLAKDLVICMGGFGSEPSHFQHLCSYECDVIMFYDYRDINALKSYDIHDILQLTHNHFRHIYLIAFSLGVCVANAIFAPIWGQFTRTLAINGTPLGIDRIYGIPPALFRHTIKHLDVQQFRIGLLGHRLDTHFALRDNQTLRNELEALYEFSQSTHSYQSQRWECALISHNDKIFPPEANKHYWLSLTPQNTRILWSDEPHFVFFGFSSWEELCCL
- the bioD gene encoding ATP-dependent dethiobiotin synthetase BioD produces the protein MNTMLRQLYIAGIHTDVGKTHFSAAFCKAFSYTYFKLLQAGSPTDEQRVKELSPNTEILPSALTLRTAASPHIGRKYENLTYNGLHLKIPQSDKLLIELAGGIFTPLDDKHTFFDYILAHPRPAIVVGRYYLGCINHILLTLHAMQNMPILALVMLKDTKDTHRDEIDEFVRSYTKIPLVHIQSYTTQSLDSAANKLSCELTPYIQELL
- a CDS encoding adenosylmethionine--8-amino-7-oxononanoate transaminase: MLDLKALDLAHIWHPCTQMKDHETLPLIPIQSAKGVYLYDFEGKSFIDGISSWWVNLFGHCNPFINAAIMQQLEQLEHIILAGFSHKGIITYSQRLCALLPQSLQKCFYADNGSSAVEVALKMSFHSHYNVGNKEKNAFLSLNNAYHGETLGALSVGDVGLYKSTYEPLLLETLNTPVPSGIWNPNDGAINGDYHKEIEALEQILKKHAHRICAFILEPLLQCAGGMNMYPAAYVKEACALARKHNIHIIFDEIAVGFGRTGSMFALEQCDVVPDFLCLSKGITGGYLPLSVVVTNDSIYQGFYARYEEQKAFLHSHSYTGNALAIAAANAVLDIFERDDVILANHSLSAAIAKQWSMLSKHKKVASVRVCGMVFAFDLIGCKLTRAGLYVYEQALAKGVLLRPLGNTIYFMPPYVISLEIAEYVCNVLDSILENEF
- a CDS encoding ATP-grasp domain-containing protein, whose protein sequence is MLYNQLHNGIFIIHENPEWIPPFREAFERAKVPFQEIILTEGAISLDKEPPQGVFWSRLSASCHTREHKYAKEYGRAILQWLHSYNRRVINGSSVLEFEVSKIKQYLALNTAGFLTPKTYACFGKTNLLEVAQTLQTPFISKHNQGGKGLGVQLFESFESFREYVHSSAFEEAIDGITLLQEYIKSKEFFITRAEFIGGKFHYAVRVDTSAGSFELCPADACNIESLPKLAGGMCEIQDSTPALAGAMCEVSGDKFSIREDINAQTPLIAKLETFLQTHKIEVAGVEFMENTQGELVVYDINTNTNYNKSVESKVPHRAADRIVAFLNTEWQKIVN